The Canis aureus isolate CA01 chromosome 6, VMU_Caureus_v.1.0, whole genome shotgun sequence genome contains the following window.
aaaaatcagttgtatttctatatactagcaaagATAAAAGACTGAAATTTTGATTTCATCCTCAGGATCTCtattaattttccaaatttcacAATATTTGACTGGCACTCAAATATATCTCAGAATTTATAGTTTGCACCATGGCTATTACCTACTTTTTGTTGTTACAGATGGaagactttttattattattctttttgttctcAGTAAGCTTTGAATCAGGGGTGAAATGGTAAATACttatctttctaatttttattggAAGTGAAACTCCGCTATCTGATTTAAATTGCAAATTAAACACATGGAGTAACAACTTCATTGAGAAATGCATTCTACCTTTTTGTCACTGTTGCCTACAGAGTGCCAGTGAGTAGTAGAACTGAAGGTCTAGTATTTGGAAGAGAATAATGACCTTAATAGGATGCACCATACAAGTCCAAATTATTATAACAATGCCAAAAGTCACAACATCAAAGGGTAAGACATAGACACCCACCTGATTTCCTTTGGGTCCTGTAGTGACTCACCAGAGCAACAGTAGCAGCAAGGCCAAGCATACTTAGCAGCCCCCCGATGACTCCCACAGTGATATGGATTACTTTGTTCATGGAAAACCCTAAATTGGGAAGACCTATATTTGAGTTCCAGTGGCAAATGTTTCTGATCTAGGTAACACATAGGTGGGGGCTAGAGATCTATGGGGGCTGTTTTCTTCCAGATTCTGATTCCTCCATTTGAATAATCTCCAGTATAAtttgtaattttcaaaataaattttgaattttgattcaCATGATTGTCAGCATCTAAGACTGAAAGctattccctttccttcccccatGAAATCAGCACAATCCCTGGAAGCCCCAAGCCTTGGTGTGTATGTTGAAAAACTCTTTGATGCGGGTAGAATTTGTACAGCctgtaggaaaaatattttattgacctTAACTGCAACCCATAGCTCAGGTGCCCCCATCCCACCTGTGAAGTTGAGTGTCACCATGTAACTTCTCTGGACCCCCAGACCATTGTCAGCCCCACAGGAGTAGTTTCCAGAATGCTCTGTGGTCAAAAGGAGGTTAAGAGATGCTCCTCCTCCAAAAGGGGCCGAGGTGGTCCCCAGGATGACATCTTCATGATAAAACCAGTATAAGATCGGAGAAGAGCCTCTTTGGGCCTCACAGTGAAGTTCTAACAAATCTCCCACCATAGCCTGGGTCCCAGCAGGTGAGAACAGGGCGAGACACTGGAACTGAAGGAGGAAAAATAGCTCATAGGCAATTTTAATTGAGTACGTGTACaagataataaaggaaaatatccaTCATAATTTAGTAGTAGGAATACGGACCTGCGATCAGGAGAACCTGGGTTTGAGACTCTCCTGTCTCTGCCATTTATCAGCTCTATGACCTTGatgttttgaaatgtttaatCTCTCTGAGATTAAACGGAGAACATCAGATTAACCGATACCCTAAAATTCAAAAAGAGGGAAAGCATTTGGGGAAGATGAGAAGGCCAGCAGGTGATTAGGGTCTGAAGGCCATGAGAAAGCTCTGCTGCTCTGGGACTGTGTGCATCCATAAGAGGAGACGCTGTCTCATAACCCAGGTAGTAATCTAGATTGAATGGGAGTCAAGGCAGAGTATGTTGGCAAGGACTGGTCTGGTCATTTGTTCTTGGACaaaggaatttagaaatataGCTTTCTATCTGCTGAGCCATCATGTATCTGGTGTTTTGGAAAGTCTTTGAGCCTCTAGTAGAAAGGCTGAGTGGAATACAGGGCTGTTCATGACAAtgacagaagaaataaaggagTGGTCTTAGTTTCTTAATGTGTAGTCACAGGAAGAGTCCCAGAAGTCCCAGGTGGAAGCAGAAGTGGGAAGTATGCTGGGATGTCACACTAGCAAAAAGAGCAGAGGGGCTCTGTTTGTGAGAAGACATAATCTGTTATTAGCTGTGACTTCTGTGAGTATATCCTGCTTACCTGTGATGCTGAGTGACACTCTGTCACTGCACTGGGCCCCCAGGCCATTGTCAGCTTCACAGGAGTAATTTCCAGAATGTTCTGCAGTCAGAAAGAGGTTGAAGGGTGCTCCTCCTCCAGAGGGGGCTGAGCTGCTCCCCAGGATGACATCGTCTTGATAAAACCGGTACAGGATGGGGGGagagcccctctgggcctcacagtGAAGCTCCACCATGTCCCCTACCAcggcctgggccctgggtgcCCTGAGGGTGAGGATGGGGCGGGATGCTGGAACTGAGGAAGACAGGGGCCATCAGAAAGGGTCCCTGACACTGTGACAGATTAATGGCTCCACTTAAGGAGCCTAGATGTACATGTATTCCTTGAACCATGAGGAGGGATCCtggataattttgttttcattactacTTAGTTTTCTCAAGAAGTAAATTGTCTCAACTTACTTTCCATCCTTTCCATTCCTAGGTTGGCATTAAAATTTTCACACCTCTGTTCCTGTCTCCTTCAGAAGATCCTCATGGCTGACAGAGAACCTAGACCCTGGCTTGGGAAGAAGGCTGAGTGAAAGGAATGAGGGACTTACTTCTCAGTGTGACTCTGATTCATTTACTGAGGATGGGGCCATGCATGTTGTCCACTGAGCAGTAGTACCTCCCAGCATCCTGCTCCCTCACCGTGGCTATCTGAAGCTTTGCTGGCAGGGCACGCTGCATCTTCCTGCCCAGACTCTTCCCTGAGCCCTCCCGGTGCCAGGAGAATGTAACAGTCCCAGTACCCTTGGCTACTGAGCAGATAAGGAAAAGATCTCCTTCAATCAGCTGGATCCCAGGGGGCTGGATCTCTAGATTCACATCAGACACAGGGATCCCTAGGAGGACAGAGAAGGACTTGAGAGAGTCTCAAAGGCAGACGCTGCAGGGTGAAAGAGAAGGAAGGCTGGTGTTGTCAGGAATAAGCTAATAGCAACAGTGCAATAGGCAAGAGTCTAAAGTGGAAATAAGGAAGTGGTTGTGTACATTACTATGAAGGGAGCAGTACCTGCCCCTACACACAAGATTTCCCATGCTCAGATAATGTGAGCACCAGGCCTATGATCTTCTTTTAAACCTAATGTTGACCACAGTCAGACTTTATAGACTTTTATCTCTAAGGCATATCTGATGCATCAATGGACCacataaaaagagagaacaaggaAGGTTCTTCGTACCCTGAAGTGACTTGATTCAGAACCTAAACCCCTCTCCATTCTCCAAGGCTCTTCCAGTCTCAGCACTGCTCCTCACATTCTTCTCTGActattccattttgtgtttatcttcctcttttctaattatttttgaataattttcagCTAACACATTGACACCCCATAGGGGCCTCTACAGACTGCATGTGGTCAACAGTGCTTCTCGTTAACTGTTGACCCACAAGAAGATGTACCCTGAATGTCTTTGTGGCCTCAACAGGTTGGACACCCAGTAAGTGATCAATAACAACTATCACCGAACTTAGATGGAAGAGGATGCTATAGGGAAGTTAGGCCATCATTAAGCCGAAGAGAAAAGAATAGCGGGGTGGCTGGCAGCTCCTCCTGCCACATTCACTATCTCAGGGAGCAGGAGAGGTCATGCTCtgctctctgctccctgccttcACTCTGGAAGAGCTGCCCCACAGACACTCACTCTGAACATGTATCTGGGATCTCTGGCTTCTTTTTACGACATTGGGAATCACTGCCTTTGCCTGGCACCAGTAGGACTCTGAGTCTTCACTCCAAATGATGGGGATATGGAGCTCTGAGGAGTTGCTCCAGCCagaccccagggcctgatcttttCTGAAGAAACAGAACTGAAGCCAAATGTTTGACTTTGGTGGAGGGAGCCAGTCTCACATTTCAGGGCCACTGGGCTCCCTTCGAtgggctgggaggggctggctCTCAGCACAGGATGTGGAAACAGCTctagaaagaagaacaaacataGTTTCCAGGGCAGTGAGGCTCTGAGCTCCTAGAAACATGCACCTGAGTTCTCAGCACAGCGTCAGGAAGTAGGTACCCATGCACATGGAGCCACCTCCCATCTCCTTCCCATGGCTGCTCAGAAGAGGCCTCTCATGAAGTCCCCACTGATGAGTACCCCTCTTTGATTCCACACACGGTTTCGCTGCCAAGCCCTATTACCCACAGGAGTGTAACCATTATCTTGAACTTGGATCTTTAAAAGATTTGAAGTTGTTTCCCATGATCCCCAAATAGATTTCCCAGAAGCAGTACAATGATATTGGTTATTGTTCTTGAAGACTGAATGTAGCATGATGCTCCCTTTAAGATGAttactaatttctttttcatttctgtagtaagtcttttcattaatattttcttctttcctcccctgGCATCTCAGAACTACATCATCTCCTTCAAAGATAGGATATGAGGCCTGCAGGATCAGCCATTCTGCAAAGAGTGAACAAGCATACtccatctgtttctttcttcagaCTCTCATTTCTGCCCATGAGGGAAGAGCTATAGCCCTGCACATACCACTAAATGTCCTACACCAATGTTTCCATGTGGCCCCAATACCCAGTACTCCCTTGTGAGTGAATGTACTTAAAGATCCTCATACATATCGTTGAAAGAGGAATTTTATACAATATCTTTCTTCATAACTGAGTCCCTTTTTGCCTGGTGGCTTCTGGGTTACTCATGTGTCTCTGGATGGAGGAGATAGACAGTGTTTTATTTTCCATAGCCCTATCTCCTTATTCTCCCTACTAGGATCAGCTCATCAAATATCCTCATGCCTGTTTACAACCTTCTCTGGGTTCCCTCATTCACCCAACCTTCAGACATGGTGCCCAGCAACTTGACTTCAGAGACTCACCTTTTTCATTCCTCACCAGAAAAAAATTCCACACGCACAGGATCACTGAGGGTAGATCTTTGGATCTTGCACGTGTAATATCCAGACTCATCTATTTGGATTGTTTCAGATCCGCGTGACCAGAAAATGTCATTGTAATACCAAGTTATATATCCCTTGGCCAGAGAATGGTGAGAGtcactttctctccttcaaaGGCTGTGGACCATGGAGGTGTGAGGAGAAGGAAAGCTTTTGGAAGTGTTCCTGAATAGGTAAGAGAAAGGTGCAGGCAGGTGAATGCAAGTGGGAGGTGGGTCAAACCCAGAGGAGGGGCCAGCCAGTAGCTGGACTGATTCCCATTGGGAAGGGAGCAGATACAACCCAGGGATATGCCTTGGGTAGAACCTACTCTTCCTCACTCTTTTCCTAGCCcagaggtgggcaggtgggcgtCATAGGGAGAGGTCTCAAGTCCCTGGTATGGGCTCAGAAAAGCTTGAGAGATGGGATACATAGCAAGGCAAACATTATGAGGGTCTCTGAAGGTGGCTGATTCTGAAATGTTCTTGTCCTGTACATTTCTGTCAAGATACAGGTGGGCCTGGAATGTAGTTTCTAGACTCTGAAAAACCACTTCCTACTTGGTTGCTCATATATAATGaacaacatttttttctccttttgttacttttaaattttgtttaacttGAGATTCTATGGTGAAGGCAACCTTGGTCTGCACTCCATCTAAGTCAGACACAGTAAAAGATTAAGGGACATAAAGAATTTGAATAGAGAGGTATGAGCTACTTGAGAAaccatatttgtatataaaattgcAACTGACCAATGGGACCAGAAATCGAAGCGTGATAGCAACATGAGCTCCCTTGGAGGTGTATAAAGATTTGGTTGTAGCACTTCCTCTGTGAATGCGAGCTATTTCTCTGCCTTATAATGGTGGCTCTAACTTGAACATATTGAGGAGGGAGTTCCTTAGGGAAGAAAGGAGACAGTTGGAAGGTTCTGGGCATTAGCCTACTGTCTCTGCAAATACTCCCTTCCCTGCACCGATGGGGAAAGAACTTAAGGCTGCAGAGTTCACAGGAGGCTCTGCTAATCTTCCATGGTGACAGCTGTGAttccagagtggcagcaccaTTCATGTTGGCATATCCCCCTAGTCCCCATTTACAAGGACAGGCATGCTGGCTGGGAGGACAAATGCCCAGAtagcaggaaggagaaagaatggaagaTTGACCTGACTGCTCTTGTCCGGGAGctgtgagagagagacaaggtTAAAGGTTAGCACGGGGTGATGGTGTTCCAATGTTTTGTTAAATTCTGAGAAACTCCCCAGCAACCAAGCTACAGCCCCTTCTTGGGCTCTTCCTCCTATTTCTTTGCCCACATTCCATACCTCCAAACAAAAATACAACCTATGATTCGTGTGATGAACGTGAATGGCTGTACCCACAccactggcctccttgctatGCACGTAGCAGCTTATAGGCccatctccctctcttctctggcCTGAACTGGGCAGTGCAGAGGCAGAGAACAGCTTGGAGAAATGGTTTATCTCCCCTACCTTACTTCTTGGGCACTGTATTCCATACCTTTTCAATCTCTGGTTAAATATTGGCTTAAAATCTCAGGAAGGGAGTTGTGTTGCTCTGCAGACCTGCCCTCCCTTGCCTGTGTTGGCAGTAATTGTTTCTCTGAGGGTCTAGGCATGTGATTTGGCAGAGAGAAAATCCAAGCTTCCTATGAGGTGAGAAAGGAAGCAGGTGGGAAGCCAAGGTGCCACACATGCTTTCTCGGGTGGTCTCTGGAGCCTTCTGGTTTTCCTGGAAACCTGGCTCTGCTCATTTTCTACCTCTTGCTATGTCTCTGAAGCCCAGATAGAAGTGGAGACAGAAGCCCCCTGGGCTTCCCCCAGCTGACATTAGGAACTTAGGCTCCTATCCCAGTCGGGCCCCTACTCACCCAagatcagcagcagcagccataCAAGCATGAGGACCTGACCTGGCTGACGGCAGGGAAAGGCCATCTCACCGAAAGTCAGGCTTATCTCTCATCTGCAAAGGAGGACTGGAGAGTGGTGGTATTCAGATAAGGCCTGCAAGAATTAGAAAAGGGAAGTAAAATAATCATATCCTGCCTGTGTTCTCAAAATGTGAATGTGTCTACCTTCCTAAATGCTGCTTGTCTTTCAGGGCTCATGGCTGCGCAGTTTCAGTGTTGCTGGCCACCTTCCAGTGATTCACATCTGTCAGGAAAAATGTCTCCAAGGCTGTGCCTGGGTCCTCAGAAAATACCAAGCTGTAGATTTACTAGTattcaaataacttttatttcatttttcaaatggaaaTGCCCTTTATCACCTTAAAGTCATACAAACTTTAGTGTCACATGAGGTCCTAATATAGACACACTTGGTAAGTGGTTTCAGGATGTTTTATGATGTGAGCCCCACAAAGTCAAAAGGTTAAAGCAGTTGTAAAAGTCTTTTTTACCTTTACATAGGTTGTCCTGAAGTTGctgaagaggaaaataatagagATTTGCAGATTGGCtcaatagagcatgcaactcttgatctcaaggtcacgaGTTCCAGCACCATGTttggtgtagagcctacttaaaaaacaaaaacaccccttTGCAGATTAGCAAAACAGGCTTCTCTAAATGCCACCTGGACCTATGCAGATTAGAGGATGAATGGACAAGCACACAAACAGGAACCTGTGTTGTGTGGGTCTCAGCCTGTCAACAACCAGCGTTGTGGCTGGACCAGCCCTGTGGTGCTCATTATTGCCCCCAGCAATAACCATTAGGAAACAcgggcagggagtggggaaggTTTATTACTCACATGTCCTGGAAAGTACATGACACACCTGGGACCACAGTGTGAGGCCACAAGCCTGAGGTTCTTCTGCTTTTATTGGGATCAAAATGGGGGGCACTTCAAGTTTCATGGGCTTACTCTTTATCAGTGAATTTAATACAACAGCAGAAATTTAAATGCATGAAGAAAAACAAGTGGTCCAAATGGTCGGTTAGCTAAATCAACCAAGATCTCTGAAACAAAGGAGCCTGGGGTGGAGGGCACTGGCTGGGTCTCAGAGGCTAGGGGCCACCATCATGCAATAGGTGCTCTGGGAACCACAGGCTTCAGGCAGGCACATCCTTACAAAATGGAAACCTCCCATCCACTTACACAGAAGCCCAGTGTCTAACATGGATCGTCCCCAGAAGGGCCCTATGTAGTCTTGTGGTCCAAGGGTCTCTTATCATTACTTCCTATTTCCACTCCAGGAACATTTCTCAAAGTTTGTCAATTTCCCTTCCCAGATCTGGAGAGTTCTTagccattatttccttatttttctgattctttctctcttctgaaaCTCTCACAATGTGAGTATTGTTCTGTCTCAgggactttttttccttttttgctccCCTAACTGAAGTATTTCTGGTGACCTGTCTTtagttctctggtcctttcttctGTTGGGTCTCtaataaggaaaacaaaggcTAGAGAAATATAGCTTAAATTTAATATCCTTACAGCTTGCATCCCACTGAAAGATTCCTGAAACATGCAGACCGTAGCTTTCCTCAAGGAATTCATGCCTGTCTTAATGTTGATGTTTTGCTGGAGACTAAAAGTAACCTTATCTTAACATCAGCAAGCCCCTCAACATCTGAAAGGCTTGCTTCAAAATTCCTTTGAAACTTACTTTATTTCTATCCCATCTCCCTCcacaaacttaaaaatacataatgtcACCCATCACAACCTCAGAGCAGCTCTTtttgcccacaggtcctgtccccatgctatAATAAAACCATCTTTTCATACCAAAAATGTTTCGAGAATTCTTTCTCAGCCATTTACTCACAAACTCAAAACTTCAAATCACATCATTTACATAATTTAGTGCCCAGTATGGGGTTTTGAGTCTGCTCATCTGTACTCGAACCTTGGCACAAATTTGGTGAGTACTTCCACTCCTCTCCCTTTACTTTCATTCCAGGGACTTTTCAAGGAGTATGTTCTTATTGGAACACTTTCATATCCATTGCTCAGGCTACAATCTTCTAGCCCATGGCTACTAGGTGGTGAAGATAAAGCTTGCCTTTTGGCTGGCATCCCTCCTGTGGGGCCTTTATAACAGAATGATGATCAATACCAATTTCCTTCCTCTAGTTGCTTTTGAGACCTGGGACCTCTAACATATCTTGTGTGGGACACCATCCAGGAGTCAGAAGGATTTTTGATAATGGACTTTCTCCACTTTTCCAGGAACATGGATCTTCTTCAGTCCCCAAGGACTCTCTCTTGGGATGCTTTTTCACCCACTGGGATCAATTCAGATTGCAagatctaagaaagaaaaaactgaagaGTTAAGATGGCAAAGGAGTAGTGGGACCCTAAGCTTATCTCTTCCTTCCAACACAACTAGATAGTTATCATATCATTCTGAATACCTGAGAAGTCAATCAGAGTTCtgataaaacaaaaactacaagtctacaagtagaaaagtgaccacattttggaaggtaggaggtgcagaaACTTGACTTGGGGGAGATATAGCTGTGGGTAcagcagcagggagggagcctgcttatggAGACTACTGCAAAGTATTATAAGCAGCAGAATGCAAAATCAGAACAAGGAAGTCCACTATCATGAGGGACATGCCAGGCTTAAAGGTGTTCAGGTGGTGAAGCAGGGCAGAGTGCCAGGAGTGACAGCATGGCCTAGGGATTCCCTGGGTCACAAAAAGAACAGTGGTGCCAATGTGTGCACTATTGCCAGGCATAGGCATGGGGAAGCTGGCTGAGAGCAGCACGTCTCGGTGCCAAATTTCTTCTCTGCCTTGCCATAACTACAAACTCCTGTGTGGTTGCTTTCCTGGAAGTGGCCAGCAAACAGCAAAAGCAGGGTGAGACTTTCAGAAAGCAGTGTAGGTCTGCACCTTGggagtccctaaaatttggagttttgaaactcagttgTGTGCCTGAGATAAAACAGCTCAGACACAGGCAGGATGAATGCAGGGTTCAGACGGAAAACATGGACACAGGAGAGAAGATTCATTGCATTCCTGCGAGGGCTTACCGAAGAGTGGATGGGTCATACTTTCTACTCTGGGGCTACAGAGCTGAGCCTGTCATGTTCATCCCACTCACCAGCACTAGAAGGCTTCAGGGAGCAGAACAGCGCCACCTAGTGGAGTCCAGAGCCACTTGCACCGAGCCCTGCCCATCTGTGCCCTGGAGGTGCTTTTCCCAATGAAACACGTCAGCTGGAGAATCAGCATAAGAAACCCCTCCCTAAAAAGACAGCACAAACAACTCACTTGCATcaagtctactgatcatagagtAAGGAGATCATAGAGTGCTTTaagcttcagctctaggggaataggatctagcttcctttttaactttattttttcattattttttttcatttattttcttataatttcaattcccttttaaatttcatatttttaatttatacataatatattttcttatgttttattttcattctattttatttcattttattatttatttatttgttatttttattttgggaccTAGATTCTTCTAACAAACTGACCAGAGTACACCCAGAATCTAGTTTTTtggggtggttttttgtttgttttttcattgtttttgtttgttttgttttgtttcttcttttcttttctgaacaaAATGATGAGATAGAGAAattctccaaaaagaaagaacagaaagtagaactcatggccagggatttaatcaatgcAGATATAAGTAAGAAGTCTGAATTAGAACTTAAAACAGcaattataaggatactagctgggcttgaaaaaagcatagaagatgCTAGAGAATCCTTCACTGCAGAGACAAAAGAGCTAAAATCCAGTCAAACCagaattaaaaatgctataactgagatgcaaaccCAAATGTATGCCATAAAAATGAGGGTGGATAAAGCAGAAGAgtgaatc
Protein-coding sequences here:
- the FCRL3 gene encoding LOW QUALITY PROTEIN: Fc receptor-like protein 3 (The sequence of the model RefSeq protein was modified relative to this genomic sequence to represent the inferred CDS: inserted 4 bases in 3 codons; substituted 1 base at 1 genomic stop codon), giving the protein MLVWLLLLILAPGQEQSGTLPKAFLLLTPPWSTAFEGEKVTLXHSLAKGYITWYYNDIFWSRGSETIQIDESGYYTCKIQRSTLSDPVRVEFFSEWLILQASYPIFEGDDVVLRCQGRKEENINEKTYYRNEKEISNHLKGSIMLHSVFKNNNQYHCTASGKSIWGSWETTSNLLKIQVQDNELFPHPVLRASPSQPIEGSPVALKCETXLPPPKSNIWLQFCFFRKDQALGSGWSNSSELHIPIIWSEDSESYWCQAKAVIPNVVKRSQRSQIHVQRIPVSDVNLEIQPPGIQLIEGDLFLICSVAKGTGTVTFSWHREGSGKSLGRKMQRALPAKLQIATVREQDAGRYYCSVDNMHGPILSKXIRVTLRIPASRPILTLRAPRAQAVVGDMVELHCEAQRGSPPILYRFYQDDVILGSSSAPSGGGAPFNLFLTAEHSGNYSCEADNGLGAQCSDRVSLSITVPVSRPVLTXAGTQAMVGDLLELHCEAQRGSSPILYWFYHEDVILGTTSAPFGGGASLNLLLTTEHSGNYSCGADNGLGVQRSYMVTLNFTGFSMNKVIHITVGVIGGLLSMLGLAATVALVSHYRTQRKSGGLSATGTPGSSSSGKWLNGVLHEAIGVDYRRRGQAAKVKLPTHTTPVCQHNPRGGTLLCMNSLVVTGDLLTMST